Proteins encoded within one genomic window of Aerococcus viridans:
- a CDS encoding RNA-guided endonuclease TnpB family protein: protein MYQGIECKIYPNEKQRQLIHMTFGHTRFIWNEMLAMLNARYENNPDLQMLSYNALSSLIPQMKKEYPWLREVDSVAVQCSVKRLSETFVRFFKGYSKYPKFKSRKNTRQSYLSTIRGNNIRLNDNQRYIKLPKLGWIKCKSSVLHIENERIKSVTVKYTPSGDYYISLLVTSDNQAMPKTGNVVGVDLGVSDLAITSDGQKYQSQRLHLSYKKQLHYWEKRMARRRLQAKKNGVALADAKNYQQAKRQVARIHQRIKNIRKDYIHKITTDMVKSYDVIVLEDLKTTNMMKNHQLARSIASQSWRMFRTILEAKCEMYDKTFVAINPYKTSQKCSNCGYDSGKKALNIRHWTCMKCNMHHDRDINAAKNILNIGLEQALVK from the coding sequence ATGTATCAAGGAATTGAGTGTAAAATCTATCCTAACGAAAAACAGCGTCAGTTAATTCATATGACCTTTGGTCATACCCGATTCATTTGGAACGAAATGTTGGCCATGTTGAATGCGCGGTATGAAAACAATCCTGACCTTCAAATGCTATCTTATAATGCGTTATCCTCTCTTATTCCACAAATGAAGAAGGAATATCCCTGGTTGCGTGAAGTTGATAGCGTAGCTGTTCAATGTAGTGTTAAACGCTTATCCGAAACTTTTGTTCGTTTTTTTAAAGGTTATTCAAAATACCCAAAATTCAAATCAAGGAAGAACACCAGACAGTCGTATTTAAGTACCATACGTGGCAACAACATTCGTTTAAATGACAATCAGCGGTATATCAAATTACCCAAATTAGGTTGGATAAAATGTAAGTCAAGTGTGCTTCATATTGAGAATGAACGCATAAAATCTGTCACCGTAAAATATACACCTAGTGGCGACTACTATATCTCCCTTTTGGTCACAAGCGATAATCAAGCAATGCCCAAAACAGGAAATGTAGTCGGTGTCGATTTAGGTGTAAGTGATTTAGCTATTACGTCTGATGGTCAAAAATATCAAAGTCAGCGACTACATTTGTCTTATAAGAAGCAATTACATTATTGGGAAAAGCGAATGGCCCGTAGACGTTTACAAGCCAAAAAGAACGGTGTAGCTTTAGCGGATGCGAAAAACTACCAGCAAGCCAAACGCCAAGTGGCCCGTATTCATCAACGTATCAAAAACATCCGCAAGGATTACATTCATAAAATCACAACCGATATGGTTAAAAGTTATGACGTTATCGTTCTAGAGGATTTAAAGACGACTAATATGATGAAAAATCATCAATTAGCCCGTTCAATCGCTAGCCAATCCTGGCGGATGTTTAGAACAATCCTAGAGGCAAAGTGCGAAATGTACGATAAGACATTTGTGGCTATTAATCCGTACAAGACGTCCCAAAAATGTTCTAATTGCGGGTATGATAGCGGTAAAAAAGCGTTAAATATACGTCATTGGACTTGTATGAAGTGTAATATGCATCACGATAGAGATATCAACGCAGCTAAAAATATATTAAATATTGGCCTGGAACAGGCCTTAGTTAAATAG
- the tnpA gene encoding IS200/IS605 family transposase, with protein MIVKTRTNVYDFNFHLVWVTKYRKEIFTTIEKQNAMQDILTHICDEHNIVIQSLQVMPDHIHMLISFNPKHAASSIVKTLKGKSARLWFKAYPETKAMLWGGHLWTPSYFMATVGNMSKETVKEYIENQLTEYNDGRPRT; from the coding sequence ATGATAGTGAAAACAAGGACAAATGTCTATGATTTTAATTTCCATTTGGTTTGGGTAACAAAGTATCGTAAAGAAATATTTACAACCATTGAAAAACAAAACGCCATGCAAGATATATTGACGCATATTTGTGATGAACACAATATTGTCATCCAATCGCTCCAAGTAATGCCTGACCATATCCATATGTTGATTTCGTTCAACCCTAAACATGCCGCAAGTAGTATCGTCAAAACACTTAAAGGGAAATCTGCACGTCTATGGTTCAAAGCATATCCAGAAACAAAAGCAATGTTATGGGGTGGCCATTTATGGACACCTAGTTATTTCATGGCAACAGTAGGTAATATGTCTAAAGAAACTGTTAAAGAATATATAGAAAATCAATTAACGGAATACAATGACGGTCGCCCTAGAACTTGA
- a CDS encoding GntP family permease yields the protein MEILGIIGVFIGILLIIWFSVKGLHIIIAAPLSALVVILANQMDIFGSLVGQENSFMTALAGFLINNFAIFLLGAILAQYMEKSNATVSIANFILGKVGMGSKYMIMVAIMAIAALLTYGGISLFVVMFALVPLAKRIFKQMDINWELFPIPFFLGAGTFTMSSLPGNPSVQNAIPTTALGTSLTAAPILGLIGSAVLLAFGLLYMKWCLDRSVKNGEHFDTYLEGKVDLKGVAGDVDESKLPSIWLSLAPIVTLIAIILIFSSVANIILVALAAAIILSAILYHSYIPSQNMTLNAGATGAIMPAFSTSSSVAFGSVLTLAPGFAVIQQAITSIPGSPVIGLAASSALLSGITGSASGAIGIMMNTLAPDYIAMGIDPELVHRITVIAAATLTAMPHSGVVITFNNLTGLSIKHGYIHQFIITNVAHLLALIAVLIASAFLY from the coding sequence ATGGAAATATTAGGTATTATTGGTGTGTTTATCGGTATTTTACTGATTATTTGGTTTTCTGTTAAAGGGTTGCATATTATTATTGCGGCACCTTTATCTGCTTTGGTTGTCATTCTCGCTAACCAGATGGATATTTTTGGGTCTTTGGTTGGTCAAGAGAATTCGTTTATGACAGCTTTGGCTGGGTTCTTGATTAATAACTTTGCGATTTTCTTATTGGGTGCTATTTTGGCACAATATATGGAAAAGAGTAATGCGACAGTGTCTATTGCCAACTTCATCTTGGGTAAGGTGGGGATGGGGTCTAAATATATGATTATGGTAGCGATTATGGCTATTGCAGCATTGTTAACTTATGGTGGGATTTCTTTATTTGTGGTTATGTTTGCGCTAGTACCGTTAGCCAAGCGAATCTTTAAACAAATGGATATCAACTGGGAATTATTCCCTATACCTTTTTTTTTAGGTGCTGGGACCTTTACTATGTCTAGTTTGCCAGGAAATCCTTCGGTTCAAAATGCGATTCCAACTACAGCTTTGGGGACATCGTTAACGGCGGCACCTATTCTAGGGTTAATCGGGTCTGCAGTTCTTTTAGCTTTTGGCTTGCTGTATATGAAATGGTGCTTGGACCGGTCTGTGAAGAACGGCGAACATTTTGATACCTATTTAGAAGGTAAGGTGGATCTTAAAGGGGTAGCTGGTGATGTGGATGAATCGAAATTGCCATCTATTTGGCTTTCATTAGCGCCGATTGTTACCTTGATTGCCATTATCTTGATTTTTTCTAGTGTGGCAAACATTATTTTAGTGGCTTTAGCTGCAGCGATTATCTTATCAGCTATTCTATACCACAGCTACATTCCATCACAGAATATGACCTTGAATGCGGGGGCGACAGGGGCAATTATGCCAGCCTTCTCAACTTCATCTTCTGTAGCCTTTGGTTCAGTATTAACCTTGGCACCTGGTTTTGCGGTCATCCAACAAGCGATTACCTCTATTCCTGGTAGTCCAGTGATTGGATTGGCTGCATCGTCTGCCTTACTAAGTGGGATTACAGGTTCTGCTTCTGGGGCGATTGGGATTATGATGAATACCCTAGCGCCAGATTATATTGCTATGGGGATTGATCCAGAGTTGGTCCACCGAATTACAGTGATTGCGGCGGCAACATTAACGGCGATGCCACACTCAGGGGTCGTGATTACCTTTAATAATCTGACTGGATTATCCATTAAACATGGCTATATACACCAGTTCATTATTACAAACGTGGCGCACTTGTTGGCTTTGATTGCTGTACTTATCGCTTCAGCATTTTTATATTAA